Within the Vigna angularis cultivar LongXiaoDou No.4 chromosome 10, ASM1680809v1, whole genome shotgun sequence genome, the region AGTAAAACGATGCTGggttttaatctttaaaaaaatggaatgGAATTTCATGGATGAAAAtgtgtaatatatttttgtatattaacttttgtataattatttttaaaattataggattatttgttattactcatgtttctttttttatactaagagtacaaaaaattaaacaaattttaaccaaaaattaacataaaaaaataaggatCTAAGATATTTTCATCGAAGACTTAGaaagatgattttattttttttaagatttaaaaataaaaattcccCGTAACAGAgagattaaaaacatttaaatattatattcaaataaatgtTCGATGTTTAAAGTGATGCATTATTAAATGATAATTCAATGTTTACATAGGTATATAATACACATGTTTCTTATTTGCTCTTAAAATATTgtctaaaattaaatgtaaactAAGTTATGaaattagaataaatattttttttaaaattacttatatgtgatatgaattatattataaatagtaatttttttactaaataacattttatatttgtttatgtagGAAAAGAAAAGCGTAAAACAATGACTAACATGATTAACGATCATTCTAAGTCTCTTCAAAATGTCAATAAATTAATTCCTATATCACCTCCTATGTCACGTTCAATATCAATCAATTCATTTTACGATTGTAAGACATCTTATAATTCAAAACCAAGAACACAAAACAACAACGActcttcatcaagaaaggatttgTGGGAGCGCCTTTTCTATCAAGGTTATAAAGCAGATGTTTGCATTAACACTAACAGTGGTGATGTTGTTTATGCTCATTCTAACATTATTGTAAGTTCATTCATCCTATTCCATTAAAGACTCATCTTATGATCGTATTACGAGATTATGATATGATGTTAAATTTTTCTAAAGTATTgtttacacataaaataaagTCATTCATATTGAGTTAAGGATATTTGGAATGTTTTGTATTACTTTATGATATTAATCATCggaaaataaatacattatatGATCAGTCCTTAAAAAcacattgaattttttttttcttccattgttgaagtcattaattcatattaattGAATAGGCCATGGCTTCTCCTGTATTAAAAGGCATGCTAAAGCAAGCACATCGACATGGACGATGGCGAACAATATCAATCATTGGGGTTCCACATGATGCAGTCCAAGTTTTTATTCGATATTTGTACACTTTTAGGTATGTTTGATCCTTTGTCATGATGGCATGTAAATCATTAACAACACACACAATTATACAATAATGtttgataatattttgaattttgtttactACACTTAGATGTAATTGATTTGTTAATGTAATCAAACATGATAGTGAGGGTTTTGACCTTAATTCATTGTCTTTACTcttctttataatatattattttaatatacatttgttaaaacattgttaaattttttttatagatacgAGAAAGAAGATATGGATGAATTTGTTCTACATTTGTTGGTGTTGTCACATGTATACATGGTTCCTCACTTGAAGTGTGAATGTGAACAAAAACTAGAATTGGGTTTACTCACCATGGATAACTTGGTTGACGTGTTTCAACTAGCGTTGTTATGTGATGTTCCAAGACTTAGTCTCATTTGTCATCGCAAGATATTGAAAAACTTCAAAGTTGTTTCAGAGTCAGAAGGATGGAAAGCAATGAAGTTGAGTCACCCACTTCTAGAAAAGGAAATTCTAGAGTCAATGATCAATGAAGAAACTGTAAgaccatgttttttttttccttcattttatcTTGGCTAACCGATccattctatttttttatatttgtttctattttaaactttagcctgtgtaaaataaaatatataaatatctaaAGTAGTTTTTATGAcaatttataattgttaaaaatatttttgttgcaAAGTTATACAATTCAACCTCTTTATAGTCTTAGCAATGTagattaaacttaatttatattcaCATTAAGAACTAAACTTGTCGTTTTTGTCTGTGAAAACTAAAACTCAATAAAAGGACAAATATATTACGAAATAAACAACTCAACCTTTTTTATTTACCTTGTGGTGTGAAATTTGATTAGTCATTTATCTAATTgcttttacattaatttattacgcagataaaaaaggaaaggatcagaaaaatgaatgaaagaaaGGTATATCTACAATTGTATGAGGCCATGGAAGCTCTTGTTCACATATGTAAAGATGgttgtcgaactattggtcctTATGATAAAGATCTTCAAGCAAACCAACCATGTAAGTATTCAGCATGCAACGGATTAGAGTTGCTTGTTCGTCATTTTGCTGCATGTAAGTTGAGAGTTCCTGGAGGATGTGTTCATTGCAAGAGGATGTGGCAATTATTCGAGTTACATTCTCGATTATGTGTTAATCCGGACGATTGTAGAGTTCCTTTATGCaggtaattaataataatatgtgttttatattgaaaatgtaCTTTTTTACAACTTGTTCATCCACTGCAATAgtaacacattttctttttatttcaggAACTTTAAGGAACGAATATCAAAACAAAGCAAGAAAGATGAAATTAGGTGGAAAATTTTGGTTGAAAATATCTTGAGAACAAGAGGAATCAAGATAGCATCATGTTTTTTGCAACAATGATTGTGATGTTGTGGTAGATGCATAAATTTTGGATACTAAGAGTTGGTCTAAAACCAAATGCTAACTGTATATTCAATTTCTGTAAGtgttaataagaaaataaggttaaagatgaaaattttctctttgttaccttaattaaaaaaaaaacaagtagaagaacatctttttctaatatgtttattatttttttatgtcattgttttatatatttatttagtttcttaTTCATTTGGTCATGGaactatttatttatactaaagTGTGGATATCAATCTATCATTTACATTTATGAATAGAAATTTAATATGTATATGACTTTCAATGATGTCATCTTACATCATTAGTAAGTACATCTTTGTTAACTACTAAGAGTTGGTCTAAAACCAAATGCTAACTGTATATTCAATTTCTGTAAGtgttaataagaaaataaggttaaagatgaaaattttctctttgttaccttaattaaaaaaaaaacaagtagaagaacatctttttctaatatgtttattatttttttatgtcattgttttatatatttatttagtttcttaTTCATTTGGTCATGGaactatttatttatactaaagTGTGGATATCAATCTATCATTTACATTTATGAATAGAAATTTAATATGTATATGACTTTCAATGATGTCATCTTACATCATTAGTAAGTACATCTTTGATTAATGAGCGGTATGTATTTGAATTAAGCTTTCAATAAAGTGGGTACttacaataaagaaaaacacataatagcaaataaaaagattaaatatgtttttcatttcaaactatttattaaaattgttattcgtcactaattaaaaatagggttaaatatgtttttagtccctaaactattggtcgtttctggttttcgtccctctttcaaagtaaggtacgatttggtcctcaatctttaaaaaacgttcgttttagtcgaaaaaacgaacgttttgaggactaaaacgaacattttttaaagattgaggaccaaatcgtaccttactttgaaagagggacgaaaaccagaaacgaccaatagtttagggactaaaaacatatttaacccttaaaaatattcataaaaagtAGGTAAAATGATCCGGAATGATaaaccaatttttctttgatttttcttcAACTTTCCAATTACTTTCATGAAAAACCATTTATCTTCAAAATCGGCTTGAGAACCCaattattttatcaacaaaCCCTAAACACAAAGAAATTTGATAAAGATTGTGAGAGAAGTTTGTGACAAAGATCTTCAACCCCAACCAGCACCATTCTAGGGTGTACttcaaaacatttgaaataacTCTAACCCCTTTCCCGAATAAGTAGTTATAGGTGAAACTTCGTGGTGGAGATTTGCCCTGATAaccaccatcaccaccaccaaACTCGTCACCTTTAGGGATACCTCTAAGTCTGTCACCACCAGAAAGAGTTGTGTAATAAGGAGAAAAAGTGTTGTAAAGAGGGAAAAGAGATTTTGACGTCattaatgttgaaaaaaatttatatttatttataaatttgaggAACGAAATTGATATATACTTCAAAACAACAATGAAATGCAAGTTTAGTAAATAGTttagagacaaaaaaaatatatttaagtctaaataaaataagtaaattataGTAGATTGgattttctataatatttacttaatatttttgtttattttgtagacaatttttttaggaattttatttgttttatatacaTCTCTTTTCAAAGGACCTAGATAAGCTAACCTAAGTAATTTAATACTTAAATTAAATCAACTTTTAATTTTCAGCAAGTgctattaaaaaatagtaaaagagtGTTGTGTTTTTTTCCTCAAAACTCACGGTTTCTTTGTGCAACTTCTTGAAGTGCTTGAAAACTATTTGTCCGTGTTTTAAAGTTTTAGGTTGTGaaatttgaaaacatgtttTAGATAgtacaatttgaaatatattttaaataaaaaaatatattttagattatgtaatatatatatatatatatatatatatatatatatatatatatatatatatatatatatatatatatatatatatattctacaCCACACAAtctaaaaatgtattaaagaaCGCATTTCACATCTAAgtgtaatttgaaatataatttttagattatGTGATGTAAACTACATTTTTGCacaaagttaaataaatttctaaattaaaaaatatattctagattatgtaatttatatatatatatatatatatatatatatatatatatatatatatatatatatatatatacaattttatttttgaattacacaattaaaaatgtatttcaaaatggatttcacatataaaaatgatgtaattttagataaaatatatattttggatcgtataattaaaatcatgtttttggacTATgtgatgtaaaatatattttttgaattttaggtTACATAATCCATAATCAATTTAGAgattatataatccaaaatgTTTTCTATAGTGaacaattgaatttttttcacaTATAGAATGGCAAAAAGAAAATACGATGATGttaacaacataaaaaataatggtaaattaatcatttataattaaattaaaaaataataaaatgatgcaACAAATTAAACAGttataaataatctaatatacttaaaaaaaatactaaaataataatatttaacactATATAgaaaaatttttaaatttttcatatcatttttatataaatttatcaatcttaaataaatttaatttttttcataaattaaattaattcatataaattatctaattaaacatttataaattatctaattaaacatttataaataatataataaaatattttaaaataatataataaacatttataaataatataattaaaaaattatcaaaaacatTACATCGGATATGAAAATCCGATAGAAAAAACACCAGATTTCGAAATCcagtgttttttcttttagattttcatATCCGATACAATGTTTTTGATACTAATAACTTCTGTATCCTACAtgttttattagtttcattggttattaaattttttaattttctagcACAAATCAAAATACCAAACACAACACAAATGCTAACTTTAATGTATGACAATAAAGTCATAAatgagtaataataataataatcaataatacAGTGATTAAGACAATATTgataatcataaataattaattgagatctaatatattattacttaAGAAAgctaaaatcattaaaactgAAGTAAAGCACAAAAAGCAAAAATGATAATAACACTAAGAACATGTTAAACACATGTCAGATAtcaaaatcttaaaacttaTATCAGATGTCGAAATGTGATTTCTTTTATATCAGATTTCGAAATCCAAATAAAGGAAGATTCAGATTTTGACATTCAATAtacatgttttcaaattttgacaTTCAATATACATGTTTTCAGATTTTGATATCCAATCGAATGTCAATAACTAAAGGGTATGTGTTGGATTATGAAATCCGATCAAGACCTGAAACTTTCAAATAGACTCATACACCAGTCTGacacaaaacttaaaaaatcacTCCCCCTAACTCTAATGTCAACCACGAACACAACAACACTTTCACCACACTTTTACAACGAAAAACTCTTTGCATATACACGAGGACCATATAccagaaaaaacaaaatgaaaaaaaatgaagaagagtGCGGGCAAGATACTATAAAATACAATCAGCTCATTAAATAAGTTAGCTAATCACTTCatttaacttcattaattttCACCTGACTTCGTTAATCAAAAGATAAATCTAAAATTGTCCTAAAAAGAATTGTCCAAATGTTTTTTTAGATCAactcattagaaaaaaaatgcatgaCCATTTATTCTGCACCCCACTTTGTTTGTTCTGCATCCAATAAAAGTGTTAATATTGAGATTAttctttgttaaaataataaaaaggttaCATCTCTTActcttaatattttttgaattagataattcaaaatacttttaaattggaaaaatatcttttaaaacacgaaaaataaatataatctagatggaatgttttgaaaatatttttcaaaatattcattttagaaagtaaaaacaaattttgaaacatatgttctagaaaacatttttatatccaaaaatttctTGCAGAAAACTTATTTCAGAAATTTTttttcagaattaattatttcaaaaacaatcAGAACATCCAAtctcaaattataattataataataatatgataatatacTTTTGCATTTATTTGATAcatactataaaaataaaataattgttaaactttatattattttaagaaagaaaaaaataaatttgttttaagaaagaacagactaaaaagtaaataacaaCAATGTAAAGTATTTAGGTTGTTAAATAATCTTTAGTCTTATcactattatataattattattttcagaaCTAGTGTTCCAAAAGAAATTTGTATGTCTTTTGAAACAGCTAGCTTCAGGGTTTCTTCTTCTCGAAATTTCCCTTCTCCATGATCCTTCACCGTAGTTACgatccatcttcttcttctacaaaaaaaattcaattcttTCTTTCCGCTAAACTTTCCACCATCACCTTCCACTTCACAAATATAGGTAGAATCTGGGTCAGTTCCCTGAAATATTGTCGCCGGCGTCGATGTCGCTGAAATCGCCTGGGCTTTTCTAGAAACCGCAGACAACGTCGTTTTGGCACGACTTGAGCCCGTTTTGGTCAACTCACAGCTTCGTCTCAAGTTTGTTGGGGGCAGCTCTCTGCCGCCACGATTTCTCCGTTGCCGTCTCCGGACATCTTCAATCGTGGCAACCTGTGCAGAGCCCTTCCGAACGAGCAGCTGCGAAGCGTGGGTTTTAGCAACCCCTGCTTAGCAATCTTTCGGTGCCGCCGTTCCCTCAACATTCTCCGCCAAACTCGCTGCCAAACTCACCGGTGCAGAAGGAGACTGGTACAGGGGCCGGTACGGGGAAGAAGGAGATGACAAAATCGTCTTTTAATCAAGTCTAGGGAGTGCAGGAAGAAGAAATGGAGGTGCAGGAAAAAACAGCCGAAAGCATGAGTTTGAGGATGCAACTCAGTCCAGtacaagataaaagaaaaaacaatggaCATATACCTCTAACTTTCTCTCACCCCTCTCAAGCAAAAACCagagaatgaggagaaaataagaaaaattaagactATTACTCTCCTCTTATTATCTAATCAAACTTCAATAGTTTATTTTCAAACCCACTCAACAGCAACATTTTAATAAAGTGAGCGTAGTTGTTCAAATGTTCTAATAGACTCATTTTGACCAGTTCATGccaacaatattttatttggtAGATAGTTAGATATTTTTGGTATATGTTACCCGTGTTATTCATGCGATTAAATGGCGTCTTAGTCATTTACCTACCGTTGGCATTTGAATTTCTTTGTCCAAATATTTAAGATCATATTTCTTTTGGTATCATATAGAAAATGTTGTATATTGTTCAAGGATCCTGTCTCTCACGCGTGTCTTTCAGGTATTATCTACAATGGTTCAAGCTGGAAGCTATTTTAGCAGGATTTACTGTGGATAAAGTTACTCCAACGATGATTCACCCTAGAAAGGTACATATATCAGTGTCTGATTGTATTTTAATTACTGGAATTTATTGATGATGGTGACCATTATAACAATGAAAGACTGGTTTAAATCTAGTCAACGTACTACTATCACAATGTTTCCTtacattttagtttataaattgctAGAATTTTATAGAAATTGATTTTATGATAAACTGCTGTAGAAAACTATCGCCATATTCCCTTCTAGGAGGTATTGGGGTATGCTTAAACTGAAATAGGATTTTGAAACGAAAGATTTGCACAGTTTGTGTGAATTATTAGATTCTTTTTAGATCTCATTTCTTCCTTCCAAGTCTTCTTCagtggaaaaaaatataataacccAGTAGAATACGTAAcgataactttttttaaaatttatacgaGATCTTAgattaaaacaaacataaaagtTATGTATATATAGTGTTCAGAATAGAGGATTTTGGCTCGGTAACCAAGCCAGTGGAACGTTTTGACGATGAAATTTGCTTACTGGTAATGTTCACTTTCGAAGCTCACTAACGGATTGGTTTTTCCATAGTGAAACGAGTTCTTAAGAGATTGGGGTTTATCACCCACTgcaacatttattttcttatccCACGTGCTTCAAACATTAAATGTATTTTGTTGGGCACACACAAAGAGTTGCTGcaaaattgatatttattatttataattgatttaaaaaatacatataggAGCCTCTTAAGTGAAATCGAAACGTTCTACAATATGACAATTGTGTGGAGCTCTGACCTAATAAAATCTATTTTGACTGTAGAATATGCATTGGAGAAGAAACAAAATGACGCATTCGCTGAACTTcccatttaaaattttatttatgcttcATATGAAGTAGGATGAGGATGCCACGAACCTTTGCAGCCCATTTCTGTATACCGCCGGTAAACCAGCGAGTTCAGTTTCTTAACCCCACCCCAGCATGCATTTTGGAGTTTTGATGTTTGATGTTCAGTCTCACGGAGGGCTGTCTTTTCACCACCATTACAATTGAAATGGCCCCAATGAATCCAATTCTGGGAAGGTGGTTATCGAAAATCATTCATTTACTTTGCCTGTTATTCTGAATGACACTG harbors:
- the LOC108334777 gene encoding BTB/POZ and TAZ domain-containing protein 4; the protein is MTNMINDHSKSLQNVNKLIPISPPMSRSISINSFYDCKTSYNSKPRTQNNNDSSSRKDLWERLFYQGYKADVCINTNSGDVVYAHSNIIAMASPVLKGMLKQAHRHGRWRTISIIGVPHDAVQVFIRYLYTFRYEKEDMDEFVLHLLVLSHVYMVPHLKCECEQKLELGLLTMDNLVDVFQLALLCDVPRLSLICHRKILKNFKVVSESEGWKAMKLSHPLLEKEILESMINEETIKKERIRKMNERKVYLQLYEAMEALVHICKDGCRTIGPYDKDLQANQPCKYSACNGLELLVRHFAACKLRVPGGCVHCKRMWQLFELHSRLCVNPDDCRVPLCRNFKERISKQSKKDEIRWKILVENILRTRGIKIASCFLQQ